In Streptococcus respiraculi, one DNA window encodes the following:
- a CDS encoding aspartate kinase encodes MKVTKFGGSSLASAAQLEKVFNIVQADPERRFIVVSAPGKRDSNDTKVTDALIKYYKNYIDGKDLAASQEWIINRYQAMVDELNFPGKCMKKIAESILALATLPIDDNEFLYDAFLAAGEDNNAKLVAEYFTYKGVPARYIHPKKAGIIVSSEPGNARILPSSYDKIEALKEADEVLIIPGFFGVTIDNQICTFSRGGSDITGSIVAAGVKADLYENFTDVDGIFAAHPGIIHNPHSIKELTYREMRELAYAGFSVLHDEALLPAYRGRIPLVIKNTNNPDHPGTRIVLKHTDHTLPVVGIAADDGFVSINMSKYLMNREVGFGRKVLNILEDLNIRWEHMPTGIDDLSLVLRSRELTPIKEEAILRQLNSKLEVDKAEIEHGLSIIMIVGENMKSHVGVTATATAALSKENVNLAMISQGASEVSVLFVIKTEEKEKALKALYQAFFG; translated from the coding sequence ATGAAAGTGACCAAATTTGGTGGCAGTTCTCTTGCTTCAGCTGCCCAACTTGAAAAAGTATTCAACATTGTTCAAGCAGATCCAGAACGTCGATTTATAGTCGTATCTGCCCCTGGTAAACGCGATAGCAATGATACCAAGGTGACCGATGCCCTCATCAAATACTACAAAAACTATATAGACGGAAAAGACCTTGCTGCTAGCCAAGAATGGATTATCAATCGCTACCAAGCAATGGTGGACGAGTTAAATTTTCCTGGCAAGTGCATGAAGAAGATTGCAGAAAGCATTCTTGCCTTAGCAACCCTTCCAATTGACGACAATGAATTTCTCTACGATGCTTTTTTGGCGGCCGGAGAGGACAACAATGCCAAATTAGTTGCTGAATATTTCACCTATAAAGGCGTTCCAGCTCGCTATATCCACCCTAAAAAAGCAGGAATCATTGTCAGCTCTGAGCCTGGAAATGCCCGCATTTTGCCGTCTAGTTATGACAAAATTGAAGCCTTAAAAGAGGCAGACGAAGTCCTCATCATTCCAGGATTTTTCGGAGTAACTATTGACAATCAAATCTGTACCTTTTCTCGTGGCGGTTCAGACATCACAGGCTCTATCGTGGCAGCTGGTGTCAAGGCAGATCTCTATGAAAACTTTACCGATGTGGACGGGATTTTTGCAGCCCACCCAGGTATCATTCACAATCCCCACTCCATCAAGGAATTAACCTACCGTGAAATGCGAGAATTGGCCTACGCTGGTTTTTCAGTGCTTCATGACGAGGCTTTGCTTCCTGCCTATCGTGGTCGCATCCCTCTTGTCATTAAAAATACCAACAATCCTGACCATCCGGGTACACGAATTGTCCTAAAGCACACTGACCATACCCTGCCAGTTGTCGGAATTGCAGCAGATGACGGCTTTGTCAGCATCAATATGTCTAAGTATTTAATGAACCGCGAGGTCGGTTTTGGACGTAAAGTCTTAAATATCCTTGAAGATCTTAATATCCGTTGGGAACACATGCCGACTGGTATCGATGACCTTTCTCTTGTCTTGCGTAGCCGCGAATTGACACCAATCAAGGAGGAAGCAATCCTCCGCCAGCTCAATTCCAAGCTCGAAGTCGATAAGGCAGAAATCGAGCACGGACTGTCGATTATCATGATTGTCGGTGAAAACATGAAGAGTCATGTCGGTGTCACCGCAACTGCAACCGCAGCTCTTTCAAAAGAAAATGTCAACTTGGCCATGATTTCCCAAGGCGCGAGCGAAGTTTCTGTCCTTTTCGTTATCAAAACCGAAGAAAAAGAAAAAGCCCTCAAAGCTCTATATCAAGCCTTTTTCGGGTAA
- a CDS encoding HAD family hydrolase, translating to MVYKGIIFDMDGVLFQTEDFYYQRRADFLATKDLSVAHLNPAVFVGGRASQVWKLVLQDDYDNWDIPALEAEYKEYKEDRPTPYKDCLFPDVPRVLASLKEKGVALALASNTDRSEIERALTEAGIRSYFSHVFSGTECKACKPDPEVYEKAWSALGLAKSETLVIEDSPKGIEAGKAAGLTVWAIRDQELGLDQSQADDFLDCFGDLLDK from the coding sequence ATGGTCTATAAAGGGATTATTTTTGACATGGATGGTGTCTTGTTTCAGACAGAAGACTTTTACTACCAACGGCGGGCAGATTTTCTAGCGACCAAGGACTTGTCTGTTGCTCACTTAAATCCAGCTGTATTTGTCGGAGGTCGGGCCAGTCAGGTATGGAAGCTCGTCCTGCAGGATGATTATGACAACTGGGATATCCCAGCACTAGAGGCAGAATACAAAGAGTACAAGGAAGATCGCCCAACACCCTACAAGGATTGTCTCTTCCCAGATGTGCCAAGGGTTTTGGCTAGTCTAAAGGAAAAGGGTGTTGCACTCGCCCTAGCTTCTAATACAGATCGCAGTGAGATTGAGAGGGCTTTGACCGAAGCAGGGATTCGTTCGTATTTCTCCCATGTCTTTTCTGGGACAGAATGTAAAGCTTGCAAGCCCGACCCTGAGGTCTACGAAAAAGCCTGGAGCGCACTAGGCCTTGCCAAATCAGAAACTCTGGTCATCGAAGATAGCCCGAAAGGAATCGAAGCAGGAAAAGCCGCAGGTCTGACCGTCTGGGCTATTCGAGATCAAGAATTGGGGCTGGACCAATCACAGGCAGATGATTTTTTGGATTGTTTTGGGGATCTGCTAGATAAATGA